A single region of the Sphingobium sp. EP60837 genome encodes:
- a CDS encoding methyl-accepting chemotaxis protein, with translation MTGRGGEQPLENGHLLTDLGERSGDIALQCSETAGFLGELTRRIQADSVLLSQLQSNMEALAGSQNESVVAAQELSLTSRRAARIIAEGHEAITQSLAQVAGLVEHVTGLEGRLRQFLDVIEAVGGISDQLGAIARQTRLLGVNAAIEAARGGEATQGFAVVADEIRRLAGQAGDSAASVGDKLGQLDRDARHLISGVEANIVRGRHVSAHIDTLSVTMAEIASLVTQFGDRSNAIVTCTDEADADVGALRQGLTSFSQSAAESAGRVEVAKVQLEQLEGMANDMLNTAAHGGHRTRNSRYIAYAEEGAEEISRLIEAALQSGELSPSALFDANYRPILASDPPQYENGLTAFADRAVRPVLDRRTAQDEAIVGCCLIDMNGYLPTHITARSHPQREGARNWNMEHARNRQIFMDSQTRRALDGDGDFFLFTYRQDLGEGRYRALRSVFVPLLFNGRRWGLYEVGYLI, from the coding sequence ATGACGGGTCGTGGGGGCGAACAACCATTGGAAAACGGGCATTTGTTGACGGACTTGGGCGAGCGGTCGGGGGACATAGCGCTGCAGTGCAGCGAAACTGCTGGCTTCTTGGGAGAATTGACGCGCCGCATTCAGGCCGACTCGGTACTGCTCAGCCAACTCCAATCCAACATGGAGGCCCTCGCAGGCAGTCAGAATGAAAGTGTCGTCGCTGCACAGGAGCTTAGCCTCACCTCCCGCCGTGCGGCCCGCATCATCGCCGAGGGGCATGAGGCGATCACCCAATCTCTGGCGCAGGTCGCCGGGCTGGTCGAACATGTCACGGGGTTGGAGGGCCGCCTCCGCCAGTTTCTCGATGTCATCGAAGCAGTAGGGGGCATCTCCGATCAGCTCGGCGCCATTGCCCGCCAGACCCGGCTCCTCGGGGTAAATGCCGCCATCGAGGCGGCTCGCGGCGGAGAAGCAACGCAAGGATTTGCCGTAGTCGCAGACGAAATCCGCCGTCTCGCGGGGCAGGCGGGCGATTCGGCGGCGTCGGTCGGCGACAAGCTTGGCCAGCTCGATCGGGACGCTCGCCACCTCATCAGCGGCGTCGAAGCCAATATCGTGCGCGGTCGCCACGTCAGCGCGCATATCGACACGTTGAGCGTCACCATGGCCGAAATCGCGTCCCTGGTGACCCAATTTGGCGATCGGTCCAATGCGATCGTCACCTGCACCGACGAAGCCGACGCCGATGTCGGGGCGCTGCGCCAGGGCCTTACGAGCTTCAGCCAGTCCGCCGCCGAAAGCGCCGGCCGGGTCGAAGTGGCGAAGGTGCAGCTCGAACAGCTCGAAGGCATGGCGAACGACATGCTCAACACCGCCGCCCATGGCGGCCATCGCACGCGCAACAGCCGCTATATCGCTTATGCGGAAGAAGGCGCGGAAGAGATTTCGCGCCTGATCGAAGCTGCGCTGCAATCAGGCGAATTGTCTCCCTCAGCCCTGTTTGACGCTAATTATCGCCCGATCCTGGCGTCAGATCCGCCGCAATATGAAAATGGCCTCACGGCTTTTGCGGATCGTGCTGTTCGGCCGGTGCTGGACCGGCGCACGGCGCAGGATGAAGCGATCGTCGGCTGCTGCCTTATCGACATGAACGGTTATCTTCCGACGCACATCACCGCGCGCAGCCACCCTCAGCGTGAGGGCGCACGTAACTGGAACATGGAACATGCCCGTAACCGGCAGATTTTCATGGACAGCCAGACCCGCCGCGCCCTGGACGGGGACGGCGACTTCTTCCTCTTCACCTACCGGCAGGATCTGGGGGAGGGCCGCTATCGCGCACTACGCAGCGTTTTCGTGCCCTTGCTGTTCAACGGACGCCGCTGGGGTCTGTATGAGGTCGGCTATCTCATCTGA
- the recG gene encoding ATP-dependent DNA helicase RecG — translation MRPNILNPLFTEIEALKGVGPALAKPLERLGLARAVDVAFHLPVSFIDRRMVDELVLSDSGRVIGIELTPTDYRASGSARAPFRVIAQDKHGNIVALVYFGRNSAWPRKLLPLNEPKFISGKLEAYGDNLQIVHPDYVLPPEEAATIPAREPVYGLSEGLTNNRLRDLVAQALARAPDLPEWIEPSLLARKGWPAWRDALTRIHADPSDAKARERLAYDEIFAGQLALMLVRQSSRKRKGVPIAGDGRLRAMLQLPFAPTGAQRCAFGEIEGDMVQPVPMLRLLQGDVGSGKTLVALMALLNTVEAGAQGALLAPTEILARQHYETLRKMASGLPVTIAILTGREKGRARESTLMGLADGSIDILVGTHAIFQEAVRYKNLALAVIDEQHRFGVAQRMMLAAKAERTPHLLVMTATPIPRTLTLTYYGEMDVSRLDEMPPGRQPIQTVVMSANRLDEVVDALARHVEGGGQAYWVCPLVEESEVSDQAAAEARAEYLKMRFGDRVGLVHGRMKGPEKDAAMESFATNRTQILVATTVIEVGVDVPNSSLIIIEGADRFGLAQLHQLRGRVGRGQNHSVCLLLRGNALSETSRARLALMRETNDGFRIAEEDLRLRGAGEILGTRQSGEQQLKIATPEHLSTLLDAARDDAHLLIDRDGGLTEARGEAARTCLYLFERDAAVGLLRSG, via the coding sequence ATGCGCCCGAATATCCTCAACCCACTCTTCACCGAAATCGAAGCGCTCAAGGGCGTAGGCCCTGCGCTCGCCAAACCGTTGGAGCGGCTGGGGCTGGCCCGCGCCGTGGACGTCGCCTTCCACCTGCCGGTCAGCTTCATCGACCGCCGCATGGTCGACGAGCTGGTGCTGAGCGACTCCGGCCGCGTTATCGGAATAGAATTGACGCCCACCGACTATCGAGCCTCCGGCAGCGCCCGTGCGCCCTTCCGGGTCATCGCGCAGGACAAGCACGGCAACATCGTCGCGCTGGTCTATTTCGGTCGCAACAGTGCCTGGCCACGCAAGCTGCTGCCGCTAAACGAACCCAAATTTATCTCCGGCAAGCTGGAGGCCTATGGCGACAATCTCCAGATCGTGCATCCCGACTATGTCTTGCCCCCGGAGGAAGCCGCCACCATCCCCGCGCGTGAGCCGGTCTATGGCCTTTCCGAAGGTCTCACCAACAACCGCCTGCGCGACCTCGTTGCTCAGGCGCTCGCCCGCGCCCCCGACCTTCCCGAATGGATTGAGCCTAGCCTGCTCGCGCGGAAAGGCTGGCCCGCATGGCGCGACGCGTTAACCCGCATCCACGCTGACCCCAGCGATGCCAAGGCGCGCGAACGCCTCGCCTATGACGAGATCTTCGCCGGCCAACTCGCACTGATGCTGGTTCGCCAATCCTCCCGCAAGCGCAAGGGCGTCCCTATCGCCGGAGACGGCCGCCTTCGCGCCATGCTCCAGCTTCCCTTCGCCCCGACAGGCGCTCAGCGCTGCGCCTTCGGAGAGATTGAAGGCGACATGGTCCAACCCGTCCCCATGCTCCGCCTTCTCCAAGGCGATGTCGGCTCGGGCAAGACGCTCGTTGCCCTGATGGCGCTCCTCAACACGGTCGAGGCGGGCGCTCAAGGTGCACTTCTGGCGCCCACCGAAATCCTTGCCCGCCAGCACTACGAAACCCTTCGCAAGATGGCTTCCGGCCTGCCGGTCACCATCGCCATCCTTACCGGCCGCGAAAAGGGCAGAGCGCGCGAATCCACCCTTATGGGCCTCGCCGACGGCAGCATCGACATTCTCGTCGGCACCCACGCCATCTTTCAGGAAGCCGTCCGCTACAAAAATCTCGCCCTCGCGGTGATCGACGAGCAACATCGCTTCGGTGTCGCCCAGCGCATGATGCTGGCGGCCAAGGCCGAGCGCACGCCTCATCTGCTGGTAATGACCGCAACGCCAATCCCGCGCACGCTGACGCTCACCTATTATGGCGAAATGGACGTTTCCCGCCTTGACGAGATGCCCCCCGGCCGCCAGCCCATCCAGACGGTCGTCATGTCCGCCAACCGTCTGGATGAGGTTGTCGATGCACTCGCCCGCCATGTCGAGGGCGGCGGTCAGGCCTATTGGGTCTGCCCGCTGGTGGAGGAAAGCGAAGTCAGCGACCAGGCTGCTGCCGAAGCGCGCGCCGAATACCTCAAGATGCGCTTTGGCGACCGCGTCGGTCTCGTACACGGCCGCATGAAAGGCCCGGAAAAAGACGCCGCGATGGAGTCTTTCGCCACCAACCGGACGCAGATCCTTGTCGCCACGACCGTGATCGAAGTCGGCGTCGATGTGCCCAATTCCAGCCTCATCATTATCGAAGGCGCCGACCGCTTCGGCCTAGCTCAGCTCCACCAGCTAAGGGGCCGGGTAGGGCGCGGCCAGAACCATTCGGTCTGCCTCTTGCTACGCGGCAATGCCCTGTCCGAAACCTCGCGCGCGCGTCTTGCCCTGATGCGCGAAACCAATGACGGCTTCCGCATAGCCGAAGAGGATCTGCGCCTGCGCGGTGCCGGCGAAATCCTCGGCACCCGCCAATCCGGTGAGCAGCAGTTGAAGATCGCCACGCCGGAACATCTCTCCACCCTGCTCGACGCGGCGCGGGACGACGCTCACCTCCTCATCGACCGCGACGGCGGCCTCACGGAGGCGAGGGGGGAAGCGGCTCGAACGTGCCTCTATCTTTTCGAACGAGATGCAGCGGTAGGTCTGCTCCGCAGCGGATAA
- a CDS encoding mechanosensitive ion channel family protein, translating to MRTDISLDHVTPMAAMSIAISVAAAFLLHWLVYWIATRVARRIGIAPIILPAIYHPTRWIVVLMTLAAGIQPLTFSPRIEAIWSISSKMLFILLTGWLIFSLMRVMRVLLERRSDITVEDNLKARRQHTRIRILYRVVQFIIGFLILSLMLIAIPGVRTVGVTLMASAGLVGLAVGAAAQPALKNLIAGIQMAFSEPIRLDDVVIVEGEWGRIEDIKLTYVVVRIWDDRRMIVPVSYFLEKPFQNWTTRTSDLLGTVFLYVDPSADVERIRAKFVEAVKANSRWDGRVAILQVTDHRADALELRGLLSARNAGLAFDLRCEVREAMMLFLRAEMPEALVRSRQRLEAAEGFADAFTRPSGAVGSG from the coding sequence ATGCGCACAGACATCAGCCTCGATCACGTCACCCCCATGGCGGCCATGTCCATCGCCATTTCGGTCGCCGCCGCCTTCCTGCTCCACTGGCTGGTATATTGGATCGCGACCCGCGTAGCTCGCCGCATCGGCATCGCGCCGATTATCCTGCCCGCCATCTATCATCCGACCCGCTGGATCGTCGTCCTGATGACGCTCGCTGCGGGGATTCAACCACTCACCTTCAGTCCGCGGATAGAGGCGATCTGGTCGATCTCCTCGAAGATGCTGTTCATCCTGCTCACCGGTTGGCTGATTTTCTCCCTCATGCGCGTAATGCGTGTTCTTCTCGAACGCCGCAGCGACATCACGGTTGAAGACAATCTCAAGGCCCGTCGCCAACATACCCGCATCCGCATCCTCTACCGAGTGGTGCAGTTCATCATCGGCTTCCTGATCCTGTCGCTCATGCTGATCGCGATCCCCGGCGTCCGCACGGTGGGCGTAACTCTCATGGCTTCGGCGGGTCTTGTGGGACTTGCCGTAGGCGCCGCCGCTCAGCCCGCGCTCAAGAATCTCATCGCGGGCATCCAGATGGCTTTTTCCGAGCCCATCCGCCTCGATGATGTCGTCATCGTGGAGGGTGAGTGGGGCCGTATCGAAGATATCAAGCTCACCTATGTCGTGGTGCGCATCTGGGACGATCGCCGGATGATCGTCCCCGTTTCCTATTTTCTAGAAAAGCCCTTCCAAAATTGGACGACCCGAACGTCCGACCTGCTCGGCACCGTCTTCCTCTATGTCGATCCGTCAGCGGATGTGGAACGCATCCGTGCGAAGTTCGTCGAAGCGGTGAAGGCGAACAGCCGTTGGGATGGCCGCGTCGCAATCTTGCAGGTCACCGATCATCGGGCCGACGCGCTGGAACTGAGGGGACTGCTCAGCGCCCGCAATGCGGGCCTCGCCTTCGATCTGCGATGTGAGGTTCGCGAAGCGATGATGCTCTTTCTACGCGCCGAAATGCCGGAAGCGCTGGTGCGCTCACGCCAGCGGCTCGAAGCGGCAGAGGGTTTCGCGGACGCCTTTACCAGGCCGTCTGGCGCGGTGGGATCAGGCTAA
- a CDS encoding PilZ domain-containing protein, with amino-acid sequence MSSVLASLAQVARLRDPSINQRRAQRVLVDMVSHIMARGRTHGVRVINISELGLMCRTDAEVFIGERVSVWLPVIKDVEAEVRWAEDGRVGMEFREPIKPRIYEAMLSLIPPRQTAW; translated from the coding sequence ATGTCTTCGGTGCTCGCAAGCCTCGCCCAGGTCGCCCGTTTACGGGATCCTTCGATTAATCAGCGGCGCGCTCAGCGCGTGCTGGTCGATATGGTCAGCCATATCATGGCGCGAGGCCGAACCCATGGCGTCCGCGTCATCAATATTTCCGAACTGGGGCTGATGTGCCGCACCGATGCCGAGGTGTTCATCGGCGAGCGCGTTTCCGTGTGGCTACCGGTGATCAAGGATGTGGAGGCGGAGGTCCGCTGGGCCGAGGATGGCCGGGTCGGCATGGAATTTCGCGAACCCATCAAGCCGCGCATCTATGAGGCGATGCTTAGCCTGATCCCACCGCGCCAGACGGCCTGGTAA
- a CDS encoding GFA family protein has translation MTHQAGCLCRAVGIGIEAEPLAARMCWCRLCQYLGGGSATVNVCFPAENVQTQGEVRWHESVADSGNRMRRGFCLECGTPLFSIAESRPHLIFIRAGALDDPGLIGPEAVIWTSAAPDWAHLDPNLPHYPAQIPPVA, from the coding sequence ATGACCCATCAAGCCGGATGCCTGTGCCGGGCGGTGGGGATCGGCATTGAGGCCGAGCCGCTGGCGGCGCGGATGTGCTGGTGCAGGCTGTGCCAATATCTGGGCGGCGGATCGGCAACGGTCAATGTCTGCTTCCCTGCCGAGAACGTGCAGACGCAAGGCGAGGTGCGGTGGCATGAGAGCGTTGCCGACAGTGGCAACCGTATGCGGCGCGGTTTCTGCCTGGAATGCGGGACGCCGCTGTTCAGCATCGCCGAATCGCGGCCCCATCTTATATTCATACGAGCAGGCGCGCTGGACGATCCCGGCCTGATTGGACCAGAGGCGGTTATCTGGACCAGCGCCGCACCCGATTGGGCGCATCTGGACCCGAACCTGCCCCATTATCCGGCGCAAATTCCGCCGGTCGCGTAA
- a CDS encoding AAA family ATPase, protein MRFEGTEDYVATDDLKVAVNAAVLLRRPLLVKGEPGTGKTVLAQEIAKALNAPLIEWNVKSTTKAHQGLYEYDAVARLRDGQLGDPRVHEISNYIRKGKLWEAFTSPTLPVLLIDEIDKADIEFPNDLLQELDRMAFHVYETGETVAAQERPVVVITSNNEKELPDAFLRRCFFHYIKFPDRETMQAIIDVHFPGIQKILVNRALEIFYEIRDVPGLKKKPSTSELLDWLKLLLNEDMPLDVLQERDPTKAIPPLHGALLKNEQDIMMFERLAFMARRQGR, encoded by the coding sequence ATGCGGTTTGAAGGTACGGAAGATTATGTCGCAACCGACGACCTGAAGGTCGCGGTCAACGCTGCGGTGCTGCTGCGCCGCCCGCTGCTGGTGAAGGGTGAGCCGGGCACCGGCAAGACGGTGCTGGCGCAGGAAATCGCCAAGGCGCTCAATGCTCCGCTGATCGAATGGAACGTCAAATCGACGACGAAGGCGCATCAAGGGCTGTATGAATATGACGCGGTGGCGCGCCTGCGCGACGGGCAACTGGGCGACCCGCGGGTTCATGAGATCAGCAATTATATCCGCAAAGGCAAGCTGTGGGAGGCGTTCACCTCCCCTACCCTGCCGGTCCTGCTGATCGACGAGATCGACAAGGCGGATATCGAGTTCCCCAACGACCTATTGCAGGAACTCGATCGCATGGCGTTTCATGTTTATGAGACGGGTGAGACGGTCGCGGCCCAGGAAAGGCCTGTGGTTGTCATCACGTCGAACAATGAGAAGGAATTGCCCGACGCGTTCCTGCGGCGCTGCTTCTTCCATTATATCAAGTTTCCTGACCGGGAGACGATGCAGGCGATCATCGATGTGCATTTCCCAGGCATCCAGAAGATATTGGTGAACCGCGCGCTCGAGATTTTCTACGAGATCCGGGATGTGCCGGGGCTCAAGAAAAAGCCGTCTACGAGCGAATTGTTGGACTGGTTGAAGCTGCTGCTCAACGAGGACATGCCGCTTGACGTTCTGCAGGAGCGTGATCCGACAAAGGCCATCCCGCCGCTGCATGGTGCGCTGCTGAAGAATGAGCAGGACATCATGATGTTCGAGCGGCTGGCCTTTATGGCTCGGCGGCAGGGGCGTTAG
- the tyrS gene encoding tyrosine--tRNA ligase — protein MTNYQSDLLRLLETRGYIHQLTDAEGLDALAAKQIVPGYIGFDPTAPSLHVGHLVSIMMLRLLQKAGHKPIVLMGGGTGKIGDPSFKDEARKLLTTDLIAENVASIKRVFERFLTFGDGPTDAIMLDNAEWLDRLEYIPFLRDIGQHFSVNRMLSFDSVKLRLDREQSLSFLEFNYMILQAYDFLELSRRSACRLQMGGSDQWGNIVNGVELARRVDGTQVFGLTTPLLTNADGTKMGKTVGGAVWLNEDQLSNYDYWQFWRNTADADVANRLRLFTDLPMDEVERLAALHGAEINEAKKILANEATALCRGPEAATLAAETARKTFEEGASDANLPTISLGADGLNIVQGTTALGFAASNKEVRRKLAEGAIRVNGEVVSDPALTLKPGDKLSFGAKKHGLVTA, from the coding sequence ATGACCAATTACCAGTCCGATCTGCTCCGTCTACTCGAAACGCGCGGCTACATCCATCAGCTGACCGATGCGGAGGGGCTCGATGCCCTGGCCGCCAAGCAGATCGTGCCGGGCTATATCGGTTTTGATCCCACAGCGCCTTCGCTGCATGTCGGGCATCTGGTGTCTATCATGATGCTGCGGCTACTGCAGAAGGCAGGACACAAGCCGATCGTCCTGATGGGCGGCGGCACCGGAAAGATTGGCGATCCGAGCTTCAAGGACGAAGCGCGCAAACTGCTGACCACCGACCTGATCGCGGAGAATGTCGCGAGCATCAAGCGCGTGTTCGAGCGGTTCCTGACCTTTGGAGACGGGCCGACCGACGCGATCATGCTTGATAATGCGGAGTGGCTCGACCGCCTGGAATATATCCCTTTCCTGCGGGACATCGGCCAGCATTTCTCGGTCAACCGGATGCTAAGCTTCGATTCGGTGAAGCTGCGGCTGGACCGGGAACAGTCGCTGAGCTTCCTCGAGTTCAATTACATGATCCTCCAGGCCTATGACTTTCTGGAGCTTTCGCGACGGTCGGCTTGCCGGTTGCAGATGGGCGGATCGGATCAGTGGGGCAATATCGTCAATGGCGTCGAACTGGCGCGGCGGGTTGATGGCACGCAGGTATTTGGCCTCACCACCCCGCTGCTGACCAACGCGGACGGCACCAAGATGGGCAAGACCGTGGGCGGTGCGGTGTGGCTGAACGAAGATCAGCTTTCCAACTACGACTATTGGCAGTTCTGGCGGAACACGGCGGATGCCGACGTGGCGAACCGCCTGCGGCTGTTCACCGATCTGCCGATGGACGAGGTGGAGCGGCTTGCTGCGTTGCACGGCGCGGAGATTAACGAGGCGAAGAAGATCCTGGCCAATGAGGCGACGGCGCTTTGCCGTGGCCCCGAGGCTGCTACTCTGGCGGCCGAGACGGCACGTAAGACGTTCGAGGAAGGCGCTTCCGACGCCAACCTGCCGACCATCAGCCTTGGCGCCGACGGGCTCAACATCGTTCAGGGCACAACCGCGCTCGGCTTTGCGGCATCCAACAAGGAAGTGCGGCGCAAACTTGCCGAAGGCGCGATTCGCGTGAATGGCGAAGTGGTGAGCGACCCCGCCCTGACGCTGAAGCCCGGTGACAAGCTGAGCTTCGGCGCAAAGAAACATGGGTTAGTAACTGCTTGA
- a CDS encoding vWA domain-containing protein, which produces MMLNFLDALRAAGIPVGIKEHLLLLEALDRDVIGQRPEEFYYLARATYVKDEGLIDRFDQVFAKVFKGVLGAEGVEAEIPEEWLRLVAEKYLSAEEMEKIKSLGSWDEIMETLKKRLEEQKGRHQGGNKWIGTGGTSPFGYGGYNPEGVRIGGESRHKRAIKVWEKREFQNLDSSKELGTRNIKVALRRLRRFAREGAAEELDLEGTIRGTARQGWLDIRMRPERHNAVKLLLFLDVGGSMDPFIRLCEELFSAATSEFKNMEFFYFHNCLYEGVWKDNNRRFSERIPTWDILHKYGHDYKVIFVGDAAMSPYEISYPGGSVEHMNEEPGAVWMSRVLHTYPATVWLNPTPRSHWDYSQSTRMIREIMSERMYPLTLEGIDDGMRELTRKR; this is translated from the coding sequence ATGATGTTAAATTTCCTTGATGCGCTCCGCGCGGCCGGCATCCCGGTCGGCATAAAGGAGCATCTGCTGCTGCTGGAAGCGCTGGACCGCGATGTGATTGGGCAGCGGCCGGAGGAATTCTATTATCTCGCCCGCGCGACCTATGTGAAGGATGAGGGTCTGATCGATCGCTTTGATCAGGTCTTTGCGAAGGTCTTCAAGGGCGTGCTTGGCGCGGAGGGCGTTGAGGCAGAAATTCCGGAGGAATGGCTGCGCCTGGTCGCCGAGAAATATCTGAGCGCCGAGGAGATGGAAAAGATCAAGTCCTTGGGCAGCTGGGACGAGATCATGGAGACGCTAAAAAAGCGGCTGGAGGAGCAGAAAGGCCGTCATCAGGGCGGCAACAAGTGGATCGGGACCGGCGGGACGTCGCCCTTTGGTTATGGCGGCTATAATCCGGAGGGCGTTCGGATCGGCGGCGAGAGTCGGCACAAGCGCGCGATCAAGGTGTGGGAAAAGCGTGAGTTCCAGAATCTGGACAGCAGCAAGGAGTTGGGCACGCGAAACATCAAGGTGGCGTTGCGGCGGCTGCGACGCTTTGCGCGGGAGGGCGCGGCGGAGGAGCTTGACCTGGAGGGCACCATTCGCGGCACCGCGCGGCAGGGCTGGCTGGATATCCGCATGCGGCCGGAGCGGCACAATGCGGTCAAGCTGCTGCTGTTCCTCGACGTGGGCGGATCGATGGACCCGTTTATCCGGCTATGCGAAGAGCTGTTTTCAGCGGCCACCAGCGAATTCAAGAATATGGAGTTCTTCTACTTCCACAACTGCCTCTATGAAGGGGTGTGGAAGGATAATAACCGCCGCTTTTCAGAGCGCATTCCTACCTGGGACATCCTGCACAAATATGGGCATGATTATAAGGTGATCTTTGTCGGGGACGCGGCGATGAGCCCCTATGAGATCAGCTATCCGGGCGGATCGGTCGAGCATATGAATGAGGAGCCCGGCGCTGTCTGGATGAGCCGCGTGCTGCATACCTATCCCGCGACGGTGTGGCTGAACCCCACGCCGCGCTCGCACTGGGATTACAGCCAGTCCACGCGCATGATCCGGGAAATCATGAGCGAGCGCATGTATCCGCTGACGCTGGAAGGCATTGACGACGGGATGCGCGAGTTGACGCGGAAGCGGTGA
- a CDS encoding anhydro-N-acetylmuramic acid kinase codes for MLAIGLMSGTSRDGIDAALIETDGEGVNKAISFHAMPYQEGFRVRLAEACRRAMAMDKPGFEPLLHSVEEELTELHVEAVSDLLARSGHIAEDIAVIGFHGHTVAHRPEWRWTWQIGDGAALAGAFGIPVVSDLRSADVAAGGQGAPLLPVYHRALAHDLPKPVAVLNLGGVANITAIAADGDITAFDTGMASGLIDNWMQTHSDRSFDENGETAGTGRIDEARLDQMLADPWFELPPPKSIDREAFSIDAVSGLSLEDGAATLTAFTARALARGLDHLPQRPAHIYVAGGGRHNATLMAMLASYTGATVLPVDDLGWDGDALEAQGFAYMAVRHLKGLPISFPGTTGAPQPMTGGVLYPPA; via the coding sequence ATGCTGGCAATCGGCCTCATGTCGGGCACTTCGCGCGACGGCATAGACGCGGCATTGATCGAAACGGACGGCGAGGGCGTCAACAAAGCGATCAGCTTCCACGCGATGCCCTATCAGGAAGGGTTCCGTGTTCGCCTTGCCGAAGCCTGTCGGCGGGCCATGGCCATGGACAAGCCGGGCTTCGAACCGCTGCTCCATTCGGTGGAAGAAGAACTCACCGAATTGCATGTGGAGGCCGTGTCCGATCTGCTCGCGCGCAGCGGCCATATCGCAGAGGACATCGCGGTCATCGGTTTCCACGGCCACACTGTCGCACATCGTCCCGAATGGCGCTGGACCTGGCAGATCGGCGACGGCGCTGCCCTGGCCGGAGCCTTCGGCATTCCAGTAGTGAGCGACCTGCGCAGCGCCGACGTAGCTGCAGGGGGGCAGGGCGCTCCTCTGCTCCCGGTCTATCACCGCGCTCTCGCTCATGACCTGCCCAAGCCGGTCGCCGTCCTAAACCTGGGCGGTGTCGCCAACATCACCGCCATCGCAGCCGATGGCGACATCACCGCCTTCGACACCGGTATGGCGAGCGGCCTCATAGACAATTGGATGCAGACCCACAGCGACCGCAGCTTCGACGAAAATGGCGAAACCGCCGGAACCGGCCGCATCGATGAAGCCCGCCTCGATCAGATGCTCGCCGACCCCTGGTTCGAGCTCCCGCCGCCGAAAAGCATCGATCGTGAGGCTTTCTCGATCGACGCCGTCAGCGGCCTTTCACTGGAAGACGGGGCCGCAACCCTAACCGCCTTCACCGCGAGGGCCCTCGCTCGCGGCCTCGATCATCTGCCTCAACGCCCGGCCCACATTTACGTAGCCGGCGGCGGCCGCCATAACGCCACGCTCATGGCTATGCTCGCCAGCTACACGGGCGCAACGGTCCTCCCCGTCGATGATCTCGGATGGGACGGCGACGCCCTGGAAGCGCAGGGCTTCGCCTATATGGCCGTCCGTCATTTGAAAGGGCTGCCTATCAGTTTCCCCGGCACCACTGGCGCGCCGCAGCCGATGACTGGCGGTGTCCTGTACCCACCGGCCTGA
- a CDS encoding DUF817 domain-containing protein, whose amino-acid sequence MIDHANATRFGRVRTHLEAVRIAAGLRAWLYEFLLFGFKQGWACLFGALMLALLLGTHLFYPADAPLHRYDFLTLAAVLIQLTMLALRLETPREAIVICAFHLIGTVMELFKTQAGSWIYPEQSLLHVGAVPLFSGFMYAAVGSYIARIWRIFSFSFSGYPPMWTTALLAGAIYVNFFAHHWLPDVRIALFTAAIAIFWRSWIWFTPWYEVRRMPLLLGFLLVALFIWFAENIGTFANAWNYPDQHHGWQMVSLPKLGSWYLLIIISFVLVSLIHGIRRMRSDEIADLIQTPAASVEQQGHENAA is encoded by the coding sequence ATGATCGACCACGCCAACGCCACACGGTTTGGGCGGGTTCGCACACATTTGGAGGCAGTGCGGATCGCAGCCGGGCTGCGGGCTTGGCTCTATGAATTTCTACTGTTCGGGTTCAAGCAGGGCTGGGCCTGCCTGTTCGGCGCCCTGATGCTGGCGCTGCTGCTCGGCACTCATCTTTTCTACCCGGCAGATGCACCGCTGCACCGATATGATTTCCTGACGCTGGCGGCGGTCCTCATTCAGCTTACGATGCTGGCGTTGCGCCTGGAAACGCCCCGTGAGGCGATTGTCATTTGCGCCTTTCACCTGATCGGCACGGTTATGGAACTGTTTAAAACGCAGGCGGGATCATGGATTTATCCGGAACAGAGCCTGCTGCATGTAGGCGCAGTGCCTCTATTTTCCGGCTTCATGTATGCGGCGGTCGGCAGCTATATCGCGCGCATCTGGCGCATCTTCAGCTTTTCCTTCAGCGGCTATCCGCCCATGTGGACGACCGCCCTCCTGGCTGGGGCGATCTATGTCAATTTCTTCGCCCATCACTGGTTGCCCGATGTCAGGATCGCCCTGTTCACCGCCGCCATAGCAATATTCTGGCGCAGCTGGATTTGGTTCACGCCCTGGTATGAGGTACGGCGCATGCCTTTGCTGTTGGGTTTTCTGCTGGTCGCGCTCTTCATCTGGTTTGCGGAGAATATCGGGACGTTCGCCAACGCCTGGAATTATCCCGATCAGCACCATGGGTGGCAGATGGTGAGCCTGCCCAAGCTCGGCTCCTGGTATCTGCTGATCATCATATCCTTTGTGCTGGTGTCGTTGATCCATGGGATCAGGCGTATGAGATCAGATGAGATAGCCGACCTCATACAGACCCCAGCGGCGTCCGTTGAACAGCAAGGGCACGAAAACGCTGCGTAG